In Elusimicrobiaceae bacterium, the following are encoded in one genomic region:
- a CDS encoding proton-conducting transporter membrane subunit, giving the protein MISAVIFLPALAGAAALLAGKRYAQFILKTAACAHLALALMLCVFPVTEGYWLALDGAGRLFLLVTSALFAAAAFYTAGYLDYAASRRSAHILAPLFGTQPQPVFIAFMLFFLAAMSFVCVSRHLGLMWVALEATTLTSVPLVCFHRMPRQLEAAWKYMMLCSVGIALALLGNFFMAAAIGGGQLPLLHDTLRENAGALDPLWLKAAFAVSFIGYGTKMGLAPMHTWLPDTYSESPSVVALLSGALLNCAFLCLMRVSAICSAAALGQFCGRVFIAFGLLSVLIAAAFILRQKDYKRLLGYSSIENMGIIVMASGAGAHYAAVLHMVNHSAVKAMLFMLSGNILRQYKTKLLPEVRGLYATLPKTAILWIAGFTAILGLPPFGLFFSKLLTIKALVGGKHYWAAGLLLFFIAVIFAGVSRKIMETLSPLENANPAEERPCFIWPAALLGLCALILGLYIPRYFNSMLEAAARALGGGL; this is encoded by the coding sequence ATGATTAGCGCGGTCATCTTTCTGCCCGCGCTTGCGGGCGCGGCGGCTCTGCTGGCCGGCAAACGGTACGCCCAGTTTATTTTAAAAACCGCCGCCTGCGCGCATCTGGCGCTCGCGCTGATGCTGTGCGTTTTTCCCGTCACGGAGGGCTACTGGCTGGCGCTGGACGGCGCGGGCCGGCTTTTCCTGCTGGTCACGAGCGCATTGTTCGCCGCCGCCGCGTTTTACACCGCCGGCTATCTGGACTATGCCGCTTCGCGGCGCAGCGCGCATATCCTGGCTCCGCTGTTCGGCACCCAGCCCCAGCCGGTGTTTATAGCTTTCATGCTGTTTTTTCTGGCGGCCATGAGTTTTGTGTGCGTCAGCAGGCACCTGGGACTTATGTGGGTCGCGCTGGAAGCGACTACGCTCACGAGCGTGCCGCTGGTCTGCTTTCACCGCATGCCGCGCCAGCTGGAAGCCGCGTGGAAATACATGATGTTATGCTCGGTCGGCATAGCGCTCGCCCTGCTCGGCAATTTTTTCATGGCGGCGGCTATCGGCGGCGGCCAACTGCCGCTTCTGCATGACACTTTGCGCGAAAACGCAGGGGCGCTTGATCCGCTGTGGCTGAAAGCGGCATTTGCCGTTTCCTTCATAGGCTACGGCACAAAGATGGGCCTCGCGCCCATGCACACTTGGCTGCCCGACACCTACAGCGAGTCGCCTTCGGTCGTGGCGCTGCTCTCCGGCGCGCTTTTAAACTGCGCGTTTCTGTGCCTGATGCGGGTCAGCGCGATCTGCTCGGCGGCGGCGCTGGGGCAGTTTTGCGGGCGCGTGTTCATCGCGTTCGGCCTGCTGTCGGTGCTGATCGCCGCCGCGTTCATCCTGCGCCAGAAAGATTACAAACGCCTGCTGGGTTATTCCAGCATTGAAAACATGGGGATCATCGTCATGGCTTCAGGCGCGGGCGCGCATTACGCGGCGGTGCTGCACATGGTAAACCATTCCGCCGTCAAGGCGATGCTGTTCATGCTTTCGGGCAATATCCTGCGGCAGTACAAAACCAAACTCCTGCCGGAAGTGCGCGGTTTATACGCCACGCTTCCCAAAACCGCGATTCTCTGGATCGCCGGTTTTACGGCAATACTGGGCCTGCCTCCGTTTGGCCTTTTTTTCAGCAAACTGCTCACGATAAAAGCCCTCGTCGGCGGAAAACATTACTGGGCGGCGGGACTGCTGCTTTTTTTCATAGCCGTCATTTTCGCGGGAGTGTCGCGCAAAATAATGGAAACGTTAAGCCCGCTCGAAAACGCGAACCCGGCGGAGGAACGCCCCTGCTTCATCTGGCCCGCCGCGCTGCTGGGCCTTTGCGCGCTGATTCTGGGCCTGTATATTCCCCGTTATTTCAATTCCATGCTTGAAGCGGCGGCCCGCGCGCTGGGAGGCGGGCTATGA
- a CDS encoding NADH-quinone oxidoreductase subunit H, whose product MNAAADYLTALALAPLLPGLISRVKAFFAGRQGQPVLQLYYDLWKLAHKGTVYSSVTGRVFRLGPAVSLAAVSVALALIPAGGHGALLAFDGDLILFAYLLALARFVTVLAALDTGSSFEGMGASREVFFSALAEPALFVSLAVMAKKAGAFSLNLIFTTNNPVTGNPLLLVAGALFIILLAENCRIPFDDPNTHLELTMIHEVMVLDHSGPDFGLISYGAALKLWLFSALIVRLVLPFGESWHSADNPALFYCGICAVALGAGLVESCMARFKLLKVPAMLLAAAVLAFAAFMVA is encoded by the coding sequence ATGAACGCCGCCGCCGACTATTTGACAGCGCTCGCGCTTGCACCGCTGCTGCCCGGCCTAATCAGCCGGGTGAAAGCGTTTTTCGCGGGCCGGCAGGGCCAGCCGGTGCTCCAGCTTTATTATGATTTATGGAAGCTGGCGCATAAAGGTACGGTATACAGCTCCGTTACCGGCCGGGTTTTCAGGCTGGGCCCGGCAGTATCGCTGGCGGCGGTGTCAGTCGCGCTGGCTTTGATTCCGGCGGGCGGGCATGGCGCGCTGCTGGCGTTTGACGGCGACCTTATTCTGTTCGCGTACCTGCTGGCGCTGGCGCGGTTTGTCACGGTGCTGGCCGCGCTTGACACCGGCTCAAGTTTCGAGGGCATGGGCGCGAGCCGCGAGGTGTTTTTTTCCGCGCTGGCGGAGCCGGCGCTGTTCGTTTCGCTTGCGGTAATGGCCAAAAAAGCGGGCGCGTTCTCGCTCAACCTGATTTTCACCACGAACAACCCGGTCACCGGCAACCCGCTGCTGCTGGTGGCGGGCGCGCTTTTCATTATTCTGCTGGCGGAGAACTGCCGGATCCCGTTCGACGATCCGAACACACATCTTGAACTCACCATGATCCACGAAGTGATGGTGCTAGACCACAGCGGCCCCGATTTCGGACTGATTTCCTACGGCGCGGCGCTGAAACTGTGGCTTTTTTCCGCGCTTATCGTGCGGCTGGTTCTGCCGTTCGGAGAATCGTGGCACAGCGCCGACAACCCGGCCCTTTTTTATTGCGGAATATGCGCCGTGGCGCTGGGCGCGGGGCTGGTCGAGTCGTGCATGGCCAGATTCAAACTGCTCAAGGTGCCCGCCATGCTGCTTGCAGCGGCGGTGCTGGCGTTTGCGGCTTTTATGGTGGCGTGA
- a CDS encoding NADH-quinone oxidoreductase subunit C, with translation MTLKLKNASCGPTAQAERLAPAELGTRIAGCVSEGGTLLSLFALELADGLSLCALLGDRRESVIEVLLAPLRCDSYPAITPLAPQAHYFEREIAEQYDILPQGHPWLKPVRFHERWRKGAAVFGTGRPAPGVWDYFKMSGPEIHEVAVGPVHAGIIEPGHFRFQCHGEDVYHLEIQLGFQHRGVENAMPGEAARRIFIAETLAGDTTAGHATAYCRIAEALSGEEPAARADAVRAIAMELERLANHTGDLGALAGDTGYLPTASFCGRLRGDFLNMTALLCGSRFGRGLLTEGGVRFELSRETGSELLSRLREAERDTAGAVNLLWQSPSVLARLEETGKLKREDAVALGLTGVAARACGLEIDARTDFSSGHYKIIAPEPATCASGDVYARAMVRWREISRSIRHIRQILDTATGEIRLKPCGAFAPDSVAVSIEEGWRGELCHAAFTGPDGKLIRYKITDPSFKNWAGLALALRGQQISDFPLCNKSFNLSYCGTDL, from the coding sequence ATGACACTGAAACTTAAAAACGCCTCGTGCGGCCCGACCGCGCAGGCCGAACGACTGGCCCCCGCTGAACTGGGAACGCGCATCGCCGGCTGCGTGAGCGAAGGCGGAACGCTGCTGTCGCTTTTCGCGCTTGAACTGGCGGACGGGCTCAGCCTGTGCGCCCTGCTTGGCGACCGCAGGGAAAGCGTTATTGAAGTGCTGCTCGCGCCGCTGCGGTGCGACAGCTATCCCGCAATCACTCCGCTGGCTCCGCAAGCCCACTATTTCGAGCGTGAAATAGCCGAACAGTATGACATCCTGCCGCAGGGCCATCCCTGGCTCAAGCCGGTGCGGTTCCATGAACGCTGGCGCAAAGGCGCCGCCGTGTTCGGAACCGGACGGCCCGCGCCGGGCGTATGGGATTATTTTAAAATGTCCGGCCCTGAAATTCATGAAGTGGCGGTGGGCCCGGTTCATGCGGGCATAATCGAACCGGGCCACTTCCGGTTCCAGTGCCACGGCGAAGACGTTTACCATCTGGAAATCCAGCTGGGCTTTCAGCACCGCGGCGTCGAAAACGCCATGCCTGGCGAAGCGGCGCGGCGCATTTTCATAGCGGAAACACTCGCGGGCGACACCACCGCCGGGCACGCCACAGCCTATTGCAGGATAGCGGAAGCGTTGTCGGGCGAAGAACCGGCCGCGCGGGCGGACGCGGTGCGCGCCATCGCCATGGAACTGGAACGCCTGGCCAACCATACCGGCGACCTTGGCGCGCTGGCGGGCGACACGGGCTACCTGCCGACCGCCTCTTTCTGCGGCCGGCTGCGCGGCGATTTTCTCAATATGACGGCTTTGCTGTGCGGCAGCCGCTTCGGCAGGGGACTGCTGACGGAAGGCGGAGTGCGGTTCGAGCTGTCCCGCGAAACCGGCTCGGAACTGCTGAGCCGGCTGCGCGAGGCCGAACGCGACACCGCGGGAGCGGTCAACCTGCTCTGGCAGTCGCCTTCGGTGCTGGCGCGGCTTGAAGAAACCGGAAAACTCAAGCGGGAAGACGCCGTTGCGCTTGGCCTGACAGGTGTGGCCGCGCGCGCCTGCGGGCTTGAAATTGACGCGCGAACGGATTTTTCATCCGGTCACTACAAAATCATCGCGCCGGAACCGGCCACCTGCGCGTCCGGCGACGTTTACGCGCGCGCCATGGTGCGCTGGCGCGAAATCAGCCGGTCCATCCGCCACATCCGCCAGATACTCGACACCGCGACCGGCGAGATCCGGTTAAAACCCTGCGGCGCATTCGCGCCCGACAGCGTAGCCGTAAGCATCGAGGAAGGCTGGCGCGGCGAGCTGTGCCATGCGGCGTTTACGGGACCGGACGGGAAATTAATCCGCTACAAAATCACCGACCCGTCGTTCAAGAACTGGGCGGGCCTGGCGCTGGCGCTGCGCGGCCAGCAGATTTCCGATTTCCCGCTCTGCAACAAGAGCTTCAACCTTTCCTACTGCGGCACGGATCTGTAA
- a CDS encoding clostripain-related cysteine peptidase, whose protein sequence is MSLLPALMLGSAAFLCAEEPVGGKAVRPEKDWTVMFYFNGKNDLEVAALTDFNSLEQIGGSTDRVNFVAELGRSVKYDTGDGDWSGVRRYLIGKGADPDKIETASLQTFPADMGDWKHLASFILWCKSEFPARHYALVMWDHGTGWKDANIDDYFDHLKDLHGRGISIDVDSGHYIRTGDLGRIFAAAGGVDLYAIDACLMQLASVLYQTGTGPDLILASEDIEPADGFDYAASFGALRQRPSMSGSELAAVIIADYRNYFEPAQQPVTLSAVRTGYRDELIANVNNLADTVMRNELRADVKTLIALTLAFYDPDYRDLYDFAVRLAEGNAVRSGETKARARELMRFIKDKYVAANGTVSEDFKRAGGVSVYLPRDTYSADYEKLDFARDSRWDEFLKWVLEK, encoded by the coding sequence ATGTCGCTGCTGCCGGCCCTTATGCTGGGTTCGGCGGCTTTTTTGTGCGCTGAAGAACCGGTCGGCGGCAAGGCTGTCCGTCCGGAAAAAGACTGGACGGTGATGTTTTATTTCAACGGCAAAAACGACCTTGAAGTTGCCGCTTTGACTGATTTCAATTCTCTTGAACAGATCGGCGGTTCCACCGACCGGGTGAATTTTGTCGCCGAGCTGGGCCGCAGCGTGAAATATGACACCGGCGACGGCGACTGGAGCGGCGTGCGCAGGTATCTGATTGGAAAAGGCGCCGATCCTGATAAAATCGAAACCGCCTCATTGCAGACATTTCCCGCCGATATGGGCGACTGGAAGCACCTTGCCAGTTTCATCCTGTGGTGCAAATCGGAATTTCCGGCCCGGCATTACGCGCTTGTCATGTGGGATCACGGCACCGGCTGGAAAGACGCTAATATAGACGATTATTTCGATCATCTTAAAGATCTGCACGGCCGCGGCATTTCCATTGACGTTGACAGCGGCCACTACATACGCACCGGCGATCTGGGCCGGATTTTTGCCGCCGCCGGCGGGGTTGATCTTTACGCGATTGACGCCTGCCTCATGCAGCTGGCGAGCGTGCTTTACCAGACGGGAACCGGGCCGGATCTCATTCTCGCTTCCGAAGACATCGAGCCGGCTGACGGGTTTGATTACGCCGCGTCGTTCGGCGCGCTGCGTCAGCGGCCGTCCATGTCCGGTTCGGAACTGGCGGCCGTGATTATAGCCGATTACCGGAACTATTTCGAGCCGGCGCAGCAGCCGGTTACGCTTTCCGCTGTCCGCACCGGCTATCGGGACGAATTGATTGCAAACGTGAATAATCTGGCCGACACTGTCATGCGCAACGAACTCCGCGCCGATGTAAAAACTCTTATTGCGCTCACCCTTGCGTTTTATGACCCGGACTACCGGGATCTGTACGATTTCGCAGTCCGGCTCGCCGAAGGCAATGCCGTCCGTTCCGGCGAGACAAAAGCGCGCGCGCGGGAACTGATGCGGTTTATCAAGGACAAGTATGTAGCCGCTAACGGCACGGTGAGCGAGGATTTCAAGCGCGCGGGCGGAGTTTCTGTTTATCTTCCGCGCGACACTTACAGCGCGGATTATGAAAAGCTGGATTTCGCGCGTGACTCCCGCTGGGACGAGTTCCTGAAATGGGTTCTTGAAAAATAA